The proteins below come from a single Salinilacihabitans rarus genomic window:
- a CDS encoding aminomethyltransferase family protein, translated as MSVIESAHEDLGATFGERAGRRVVDHYGRPERAHRAVRNAVGLFEPAYGVVVVEGDDRVEYVDNVVTNRVPSEDGEGCYALVLDPQGRIEHELYVYNAGERLLLFTAPDRAGALAADWSGKVFIQDVEIREATDEFAVFGVHGPTATEKVASVLGGAASPDRRLSFVRGSIGEAGVSVIRTDAPAGEESYEVVCAAADAGTVFDDLLTRGMNAAPFGYRTWDTLTLEAGTPLFATELAGTVPNVLGLRVALDFEKGCYVGQEVVSRVENRGQPSRRLVGLTVEADAVPEDGAAVVAGDATVGEVTRAGTSPIREAPVALALVEFDLADEALAVRVDGAAVPARRTALPFVEGSEPSARLPEYPDA; from the coding sequence ATGAGCGTCATCGAGTCGGCACACGAGGACCTCGGCGCGACGTTCGGCGAGCGCGCCGGCCGGCGGGTCGTCGACCACTACGGGCGGCCCGAGCGCGCCCACCGCGCCGTCCGCAACGCCGTCGGCCTGTTCGAACCCGCCTACGGGGTCGTCGTCGTCGAGGGCGACGACCGCGTCGAGTACGTCGACAACGTCGTCACCAACCGCGTCCCGAGCGAGGACGGGGAGGGCTGCTACGCGCTCGTGCTCGACCCGCAGGGACGGATCGAGCACGAACTGTACGTCTACAACGCCGGCGAGCGCCTGCTGCTGTTCACCGCGCCCGACCGCGCCGGGGCGCTGGCGGCCGACTGGTCCGGGAAGGTGTTCATCCAGGACGTCGAGATCCGCGAGGCGACCGACGAGTTCGCCGTCTTCGGCGTCCACGGCCCGACGGCGACCGAGAAGGTCGCGAGCGTCCTCGGCGGCGCCGCCTCCCCCGACCGGCGCCTCTCGTTCGTCCGCGGCTCGATCGGCGAGGCGGGCGTGAGCGTGATCCGCACCGACGCACCCGCCGGCGAGGAGAGCTACGAGGTCGTCTGCGCGGCCGCCGACGCCGGGACGGTCTTCGACGACCTCCTGACCCGCGGGATGAACGCCGCCCCGTTCGGCTACCGCACCTGGGACACCCTCACGCTCGAAGCGGGCACGCCACTGTTCGCGACCGAACTCGCGGGGACGGTCCCGAACGTGCTCGGCCTGCGGGTCGCACTCGACTTCGAGAAGGGCTGTTACGTCGGTCAGGAGGTCGTCTCGCGCGTCGAGAACCGCGGCCAGCCCAGCCGACGGCTCGTCGGGCTGACGGTCGAAGCGGACGCGGTTCCCGAAGACGGCGCGGCCGTCGTCGCCGGCGACGCGACCGTCGGCGAGGTGACCCGCGCGGGGACCAGCCCGATCCGCGAGGCGCCGGTCGCGCTCGCGCTGGTCGAGTTCGACCTCGCAGACGAGGCCCTCGCGGTGCGCGTCGACGGCGCGGCGGTCCCCGCCCGCCGGACCGCCCTCCCGTTCGTCGAGGGGTCGGAGCCGTCCGCACGGCTCCCCGAGTACCCGGACGCCTGA
- a CDS encoding DUF7093 family protein: MVVRCSLLGHDFGDPEVEREREERGSEVVVVVTEFEECDRCGERHVLSENTEVTSLDAGAGADDEADADAAEGFDDGSGVPTDEQGDPITDDAEILDDGPTASERGHGEWPDSDDVGPPVGARDEPAAWPDADDGASDVDVGEAFSFEEDDPVDAAEDDAVFVDADPDPAEVQTEAETGEADTGIASPGAAPAPGESAPRESVPTEFFCPRCEFVAPGDRGSLRPGDICPECRKGYLGERER; the protein is encoded by the coding sequence ATGGTCGTGCGATGTTCGCTGCTCGGGCACGACTTCGGCGACCCCGAGGTCGAACGCGAGCGGGAAGAACGGGGCAGCGAGGTCGTCGTGGTCGTCACCGAGTTCGAGGAGTGTGACCGCTGTGGCGAGCGTCACGTCCTCAGCGAGAACACCGAGGTGACGAGCCTCGACGCCGGGGCGGGGGCGGACGACGAGGCCGACGCCGACGCGGCCGAGGGCTTCGACGACGGATCCGGGGTACCGACCGACGAACAGGGCGACCCGATCACCGACGACGCCGAGATACTCGACGACGGGCCGACCGCCTCCGAGCGCGGCCACGGCGAGTGGCCCGACTCCGACGACGTCGGCCCGCCGGTCGGCGCGCGGGACGAACCCGCCGCCTGGCCCGACGCCGACGACGGTGCCAGCGACGTCGACGTCGGCGAGGCGTTCTCCTTCGAGGAGGACGACCCCGTCGACGCGGCCGAGGACGACGCCGTCTTCGTCGACGCCGACCCGGACCCGGCCGAGGTCCAGACCGAGGCCGAGACGGGCGAGGCCGACACCGGCATCGCCAGCCCCGGCGCGGCGCCGGCGCCCGGCGAGAGCGCCCCGCGGGAGAGCGTCCCCACCGAGTTCTTCTGCCCGCGCTGTGAGTTCGTCGCCCCCGGCGACCGGGGGTCCTTGCGCCCCGGCGACATCTGCCCCGAGTGTCGCAAGGGCTACCTCGGCGAGCGCGAGCGCTGA
- a CDS encoding TM2 domain-containing protein — protein MKHCVNCGAEIDDQAELCSNCGVNQTKPLEGAYEERGENQKYCVDCGELIAKQAEVCPECGVRQPDLTGGSSSDQIAAGVLALLLGGLGAHKFYQGNVKLGLIYLCFFWTGIPALLGIVEGILMLVADEREYEEKYADGSLLGR, from the coding sequence ATGAAACACTGTGTGAACTGCGGCGCCGAAATCGACGATCAGGCCGAACTCTGTTCGAACTGCGGTGTCAACCAGACGAAGCCGCTCGAAGGCGCGTACGAGGAGCGCGGCGAGAACCAGAAGTACTGCGTCGACTGCGGCGAGTTGATCGCCAAACAGGCGGAGGTCTGTCCCGAGTGTGGGGTACGACAACCCGACCTGACCGGCGGTTCGAGTTCGGACCAGATCGCCGCCGGCGTCCTCGCCCTGTTGCTCGGTGGACTCGGCGCGCACAAGTTCTATCAGGGCAACGTGAAGCTCGGGTTGATCTACCTGTGTTTCTTCTGGACCGGCATTCCGGCGCTGCTCGGCATCGTCGAGGGAATCCTCATGCTCGTCGCCGACGAACGCGAGTACGAGGAGAAGTACGCCGACGGCAGCCTCCTCGGGCGGTAA
- a CDS encoding DUF5611 family protein — translation MKEYKMRRGEHLEDRIPDMEATVEEYFGSITSTEEYKGSELYVVDEPDNPVFERIVVGAVQYSGKKDKLGVEFYERDPTELGPDELEAAGEAVSAKNEFLLEATGRDAKARRDSLKRSVEDDPDHDF, via the coding sequence ATGAAGGAGTACAAGATGCGTCGCGGCGAACACCTCGAAGACCGTATCCCCGACATGGAAGCCACCGTCGAGGAGTACTTCGGCTCGATCACGAGCACGGAGGAGTACAAGGGCAGCGAGCTGTACGTCGTCGACGAACCCGACAACCCCGTCTTCGAGCGGATCGTCGTCGGGGCCGTCCAGTACTCCGGCAAGAAGGACAAACTCGGCGTCGAGTTCTACGAACGCGACCCCACCGAACTCGGCCCCGACGAACTCGAGGCCGCCGGCGAGGCCGTCTCCGCGAAGAACGAGTTCCTGCTCGAAGCCACGGGCCGGGACGCGAAGGCCCGCCGCGACTCGCTGAAGCGCTCGGTCGAGGACGACCCGGACCACGACTTCTGA
- a CDS encoding DUF6432 family protein produces the protein MRAKREYRDREATQVAVLDVLVNRAEDGMTIFELRAAVSVGIDELEAALATLKDDDLIVVDASTDRTVIKPADRVIPDEPTVEDEESIADWLRRRMPF, from the coding sequence ATGAGAGCGAAGCGTGAGTACCGGGACCGGGAGGCGACGCAGGTTGCGGTGCTCGACGTGCTCGTCAATCGAGCCGAAGACGGGATGACCATCTTCGAACTCCGGGCGGCGGTGTCCGTCGGCATCGACGAACTCGAGGCGGCGCTGGCGACGCTGAAAGACGACGACCTGATCGTCGTCGACGCCAGCACCGACCGGACCGTGATCAAGCCCGCCGACCGGGTGATCCCCGACGAACCGACCGTCGAGGACGAGGAGTCGATCGCCGACTGGCTCCGCCGGCGGATGCCCTTCTGA
- a CDS encoding DUF2085 domain-containing protein, protein MGLDPAELGEGLAETRRYVLSHHEPEEWYRCYAPVVFGRRIRLCARCTGVYPGIALGVLAYFLAPGAVTGLAVVAAVPAPALVDWTVTTFTDRRGTNPVRTATGAALGYGYGLGVARLLFEAALPVVAVGAVYAVAAGTLLYVNDEY, encoded by the coding sequence GTGGGACTCGATCCGGCGGAACTCGGGGAGGGCCTCGCCGAGACCCGACGGTACGTCCTCTCGCACCACGAACCCGAGGAGTGGTACCGGTGCTACGCGCCGGTGGTCTTCGGCCGGCGGATCAGACTCTGTGCCCGCTGTACGGGCGTCTATCCCGGAATCGCGCTGGGGGTGCTCGCTTACTTCCTCGCTCCCGGCGCGGTCACGGGCCTTGCCGTCGTCGCCGCGGTTCCCGCACCGGCACTCGTCGACTGGACGGTCACGACGTTCACCGACCGCCGCGGCACCAACCCCGTTCGAACGGCGACCGGCGCGGCGCTTGGCTACGGCTACGGCCTCGGCGTCGCGCGCCTGCTCTTCGAGGCGGCGCTCCCGGTGGTGGCGGTCGGTGCCGTCTACGCGGTCGCTGCCGGAACGTTACTGTACGTAAACGACGAGTACTGA
- a CDS encoding heme-binding protein, protein MERRRPPRTAEGWYALHDFRSVDWDAWREAPDHRRERAIDEGIDYLTARERVDDAAEGASATYAVVGHEADLMLVHLRPSIAELEALERQFERTAVAEFTERVDSYLSVTEVSGYVSQEYFENPENVDAGLESYIESKLKPEIPDAEYVTFYPMDKRRGPEWNWYDTPFDERAEYMGSHGEIGKGYAGRVSQIITGSVGFDDHEWGVTLFADDPTDVKDLLYEMRFDPASSRFGEFGRFRFGRRLAPENLGAYLAGERVPEAAATDPHGGSARGHGSSHGADEGGHPHGHGTGDDGVRDELDEMGVYAGTPHGEDVHAVVLYSAADPDDLFEEVEGLRSNFDHYDTHVKTAVYESETGASETAVVSLWETEQAANTAAGFLADLPEIVRQAGDDEDSWGTMGMFYTVKPDYREEFVETFEEVADVLADMEGHRKSDLLVNREDENDTFIASRWDSREDAMAFFRSDEFGETVEWGRDVLADRPRHVFLA, encoded by the coding sequence ATGGAACGACGGAGACCGCCACGGACGGCCGAGGGCTGGTACGCCCTCCACGACTTCCGCTCGGTCGACTGGGACGCCTGGCGGGAGGCACCCGACCACCGCCGCGAGCGGGCGATCGACGAGGGGATCGACTACCTCACGGCCCGCGAGCGCGTCGACGACGCCGCGGAGGGCGCGTCGGCCACCTACGCGGTCGTCGGCCACGAGGCCGACCTCATGCTGGTACACCTGCGGCCGTCGATCGCCGAGCTGGAGGCCCTCGAACGGCAGTTCGAGCGGACCGCCGTCGCCGAGTTCACCGAGCGGGTCGACTCCTACCTCTCGGTGACCGAGGTGTCGGGTTACGTCTCACAGGAGTACTTCGAGAACCCCGAGAACGTGGATGCCGGGCTCGAAAGCTACATCGAGTCGAAGCTGAAACCCGAGATTCCCGACGCCGAGTACGTCACCTTCTACCCGATGGACAAGCGCCGGGGGCCGGAGTGGAACTGGTACGACACGCCGTTCGACGAGCGCGCCGAGTACATGGGCTCTCACGGCGAGATCGGTAAGGGCTACGCCGGCCGCGTCAGCCAGATCATCACCGGCAGCGTCGGCTTCGACGACCACGAGTGGGGCGTCACGCTCTTCGCCGACGATCCCACCGACGTCAAGGACCTGCTCTACGAGATGCGCTTCGACCCCGCGAGTTCCCGCTTTGGCGAGTTCGGCCGCTTCCGCTTCGGCCGCCGACTCGCCCCCGAGAACCTCGGGGCGTACCTCGCCGGCGAGCGGGTGCCCGAGGCGGCCGCGACCGACCCACACGGCGGGTCCGCACGCGGCCACGGGTCGTCCCACGGCGCGGACGAGGGCGGCCACCCGCACGGCCACGGCACCGGCGACGACGGGGTCCGCGACGAACTCGACGAGATGGGCGTCTACGCCGGCACGCCCCACGGCGAGGACGTCCACGCGGTCGTCCTCTACTCGGCGGCCGACCCCGACGACCTGTTCGAGGAGGTCGAGGGCCTGCGGTCGAACTTCGACCACTACGACACCCACGTCAAAACCGCGGTCTACGAGTCCGAGACCGGCGCCTCCGAGACGGCGGTCGTCAGCCTCTGGGAGACCGAACAGGCGGCGAACACCGCGGCGGGCTTTCTCGCCGACCTCCCCGAAATCGTCCGGCAGGCCGGCGACGACGAGGACTCGTGGGGGACGATGGGGATGTTCTACACGGTCAAACCCGACTACCGCGAGGAGTTCGTCGAGACCTTCGAGGAGGTCGCCGACGTGCTGGCGGACATGGAGGGCCACCGGAAGAGCGACCTGCTCGTCAACCGCGAGGACGAGAACGACACGTTCATCGCCAGCCGCTGGGACTCCCGCGAGGACGCGATGGCGTTCTTCCGCAGCGACGAGTTCGGGGAGACCGTCGAGTGGGGTCGGGACGTGCTCGCCGACCGGCCGCGACACGTCTTCCTCGCCTGA